From the genome of Malus domestica chromosome 04, GDT2T_hap1, one region includes:
- the LOC103443413 gene encoding DNA repair protein RAD50, translating to MSTVDKMLIKGIRSFDPENKHVITFFKPLTLIVGPNGAGKTTIIECLKLSCSGELPPNARSGHSFVHDPKVAGETETKAQIKLRFRTAAGKDVVCIRSFQLTQKASKMEFKAIDSVLQTINPHTGEKVCLSYRCADMDREIPALMGVSKAILENVIFVHQDEANWPLQDPSTLKKKFDDIFSATRYTKALEVIKKLHKDQAQEIKTYKLQLENLQTKKDIAYKLREQISQAQEKTNILKSEMQGLEGMIQDVNTKIQYTDTKLKDLKKLEDQISQKSAVRSTLVNEREEKHKALEEENEDTDEELKEWKTKFEEKIALLETKIRKLEREENDAESKITFLEKTLKASIWEISKLENEAEVHLCSKNERDSVIQKLFSRHNLGALPNPPFSNEVALNLTNRIKSRLLDLEKDLQDKKRSNEKELETTWDCYNDAKDHWKSIEAQKEAKEEIRNGLLKRIEEKKNERDSLELEVSNVDLSHIDEKEKNMHIEFERKTNQYAEREFESTIRQKDNEMFSIEQMITVAKKEKAAMAVDMEDRTKLSMKKNDLENRKRQHRKIINENRERVRGVLKGRFPPEKDLRGEISQVLSAVTMEFDDLSTKSREAENEVNMLQTRIQEINNNIYKHRKDMDSKRRYIESKLQALDQQSFTVDYYPTVLDSAKEKRDVEKRKYNFADGMRQMFDPFERVARANHICPCCERPFSLQEEDEFVKKQRMNAASSAEKLKVLAAESSTADSFFQQLDRLRMVYEEYVNIGKERIPNAERELDDLTQEMEQKSQALDDVLAVSAQVKAEKDSIQALMEPIENADRLFQDIQREQKLVDELAHKLEQGHGSRSMQDIESELDNLLETKDNLHREVMKLRSEQMDLQDDLSTVKTRWHNVREEKIKAANLLSDVKRAEEELERLTEEKNRVDLDEKLLAESLRPLSKEKDKLLGYHNDLKVKLNREYDEQAERKREYEQEVEALNMINSKIKEYNDSKKGEKLQEIQEKQHLLESQLQSCKTRKKEILAELNKSKDLRANQDQVRRNIEDNLSYRKTKAEVEELTCELESLEDKMLKIGRKPKVQAELEKLSHEREEFLKRLNQNDGIISAHQSEISKHKIDLKNPDYKDIDKRYFDQLIQLKTTEMANKDLDRYYNALDKALMRFHSMKMEEINKIIRELWQQTYRGQDIDYICIHSDSDGAGTRSYSYKVLMQTGDTELEMRGRCSAGQKVLASLIIRLALAETFCLNCGILALDEPTTNLDGPNADSLAAALHRIMEDRKGQENFQLIVITHDERFAQLIGQRQHAEKYYRVAKDDHQHSIIEAQEIFD from the exons ATGAGTACGGTGGACAAGATGCTAATAAAGGGAATCCGGAGCTTCGACCCGGAGAACAAGCACGTCATCACCTTCTTCAAGCCCTTAACCCTAATCGTCGGCCCCAACGGCGCCGGCAAAACCACCATCATCGAGTGCTTGAAGCTCTCCTGCTCCGGCGAGTTGCCTCCCAACGCTCGCTCCGGCCACAGCTTCGTCCACGACCCTAAGGTCGCCGGTGAAACTGAGACCAAAGCCCAGATTAAGCTCCGCTTCAGGACCGCCGCCGGCAAAGATGTGGTGTGCATTAGGTCGTTTCAGCTCACGCAGAAAGCCTCGAAAATGGAGTTCAAGGCCATCGACAGCGTCCTTCAGACCATTAATCCCCACACTGGAGAG AAAGTTTGCCTTAGTTATCGATGTGCCGATATGGATAGGGAAATCCCTGCTTTAATGGGTGTATCAAAGGCTATCTTGGAAAATGTTATATTTGTGCACCAAGATGAAGCCAATTGGCCTTTGCAGGATCCTTCAACattgaagaagaagtttgatgaTATCTTCTCTGCTACCCG ATATACTAAGGCATTGGAGGTAATTAAAAAACTTCACAAGGATCAAGCTCAAGAGATAAAGACCTACAAGCTACAGTTGGAGAATCTTCAAACCAAAAAAGATATTGCATATAAG CTTCGCGAGCAAATTTCTCAAGCtcaagaaaaaacaaatattttgaaaaGCGAGATGCAGGGGTTGGAGGGAATGATCCAAGATGTGAATACTAAAATTCAGTATACTGACACGAAACTAAAGGATTTGAAGAAGCTGGAGGACCAGATATCACAGAAAAGTGCTGTGAGAAGCACCCTGGTTAACGAGCGGGAGGAGAAGCACAAAGCTCTTGAAGAGGAGAACGAAG ACACTGACGAAGAATTGAAGGAATGGAAAACCAAGTTTGAAGAAAAGATTGCGCTTTTGGAAACTAAAATCAGGAAGCTGGAGAGGGAAGAGAATGACGCAGAGAGCAAAATTACTTTCCTTGAAAAAACGCTAAAGGCATCTATATGGGAGATTAGCAAGCTCGAAAACGAAGCTGAA GTTCATTTGTGCTCAAAGAATGAGAGAGATTCTGTCATTCAAAAACTCTTTTCAAGGCACAATTTGGGTGCTCTTCCAAATCCTCCCTTCAGCAATGAAGTTGCACTGAACCTCACCAATCGAATAAAATCAAGATTGTTGGATCTAGAAAAGGATTTGCAAGATAAGAAG AGGTCAAATGAAAAAGAACTTGAGACAACATGGGACTGCTACAATGATGCAAAAGACCATTGGAAGTCTATTGAGGCTCAGAAAGAAGCTAAAGAAGAAATAAGG AATGGCCTTCTGAAGCGCATAGAGGAAAAAAAGAATGAGCGTGATTCTTTAGAACTTGAAGTTTCAAATGTTGATCTCTCTCACAttgatgaaaaagaaaagaatatg CATATTGAGTTTGAGAGAAAGACAAACCAGTATGCTGAAAGGGAATTTGAATCAACAATACGCCAAAAGGATAATGAGATGTTTAGCATTGAGCAAATGATTACAGTTGCTAAGAAAGAGAAAGCTGCCATGGCTGTTGATATGGAGGACAGAACAAAACTGTCTATGAAGAAGAATGATTTGGAGAATCGTAAAAGGCAACATAGAAAGAT TATTAATGAAAACAGGGAGAGAGTTAGAGGAGTGCTAAAAGGGAGGTTTCCTCCAGAGAAGGATTTGAGAGGCGAAATCAGTCAAGTCTTGAG TGCTGTTACCATGGAGTTTGATGACTTGAGCACCAAATCTCGTGAAGCGGAGAATGAGGTGAATATGTTGCAGACAAGAATACAAGAAATTAACAATAACATCTACAAGCATCGGAAAGATATGGACT CAAAGAGGAGATATATTGAGTCTAAACTTCAGGCCTTAGATCAGCAATCTTTTACTGTTGATTACTATCCTACAGTCTTGGATTCAGCCAAGGAGAAAAGAGATGTCGAGAAAAG GAAATACAATTTTGCTGATGGTATGCGACAAATGTTTGATCCATTTGAAAGAGTTGCCCGTGCCAATCATATTTGCCCTTGCTGTGAACGACCTTTTTCTCTACAAGAGGAAGACGAATTTGTTAAAAAG CAAAGAATGAATGCTGCAAGTTCTGCTGAGAAATTAAAAGTGCTGGCTGCAGAGTCCTCGACTGCTGACTCTTTTTTTCAGCAATTGGACAGGCTTCGCATGGTTTATGAAGAATATGTTAACATTGGGAAGGAGAGAATCCCCAATGCAGAGAGAGAACTGGATGACCTTACTCAAGAGATGGAACAAAAGTCTCAGGCCCTTGATGAT GTGTTAGCTGTTTCGGCTCAAGTAAAGGCTGAAAAGGACTCGATTCAGGCCCTGATGGAACCCATTGAAAATGCTGACAGACTATTTCAAGATATACAAAGAGAACAGAAGCTAGTTGATGAGCTGGCACATAAACTTGAACAAGGACATGGTTCGAGATCTATGCAAGATATTGAGTCGGAGCTGGATAATCTGCTTGAGACAAA GGATAATTTGCATAGAGAAgtaatgaagttgagaagcgaACAAATGGACCTGCAAGATGATTTGAGCACGGTCAAAACTCGGTGGCACAACGTAAGGGAAGAGAAAATCAAAGCAGCTAATTTATTGTCCGATGTCAAAAGGGCAGAAGAAGAGTTGGAGCGTTTGACCGAAGAAAAGAATCGAGTTGATCTTGATGAAAAG CTTTTGGCAGAGTCTCTTCGCCCTTTATCGAAGGAGAAAGATAAATTACTTGGCTACCACAATGACTTAAAAGTTAAACTTAATCGCGAATATGATGAGCAAGCTGAACGAAAAAGAGAATACGAGCAGGAAGTTGAGGCATTAAATATGattaattcgaaaattaaaGA GTATAATGATTCAAAGAAAGGTGAGAAGTTGCAGGAAATCCAAGAAAAGCAACATCTGCTTGAATCTCAACTTCAAAGTTGTAAAACTAGAAAGAAGGAAATCTTAGCTGAGTTGAACAAAAGCAAAGATTTAAGAGCGAATCAAGATCAGGTAAGACGAAATATTGAGGATAATTTGAGTTACAGGAAAACGAAAGCTGAAGTAGAGGAACTTACCTGTGAGCTTGAGTCACTGGAAGACAAAATGCTGAAGATTGGTCGGAAGCCCAAAGTTCAAGCTGAACTTGAAAAGCTCTCTCATGAGAGGGAGGAGTTTCTGAAAAGG TTAAACCAGAATGATGGGATCATTTCTGCTCACCAGAGCGAAAtttcaaagcataaaattgaTCTCAAAAACCCAGATTACAAGGACATTGACAAGCGGTACTTTGATCAGCTAATCCAGCTAAAG ACAACTGAGATGGCAAACAAGGACCTGGACAGATACTACAATGCGCTTGACAA AGCATTAATGCGCTTCCACAGCATGAAGATGgaggaaataaataaaattataagagAGTTGTGGCAGCAAACATACAGAGGACAAGATATAGACTACATCTGTATACACTCAGATTCTGATGGTGCTGGGACTCGTTCTTACAGTTACAAG GTTCTCATGCAGACTGGTGATACAGAGCTTGAAATGAGAGGAAGGTGTAGTGCTGGTCAGAAG GTCCTTGCCTCCCTCATCATAAGATTGGCTTTGGCTGAAACTTTCTGCCTCAACTGCGGAATACTAGCACTGGATGAACCAACTACAAACTTGGATGGCCCGAATGCTGATAGTCTTGCCGCTGCTCTCCATAG AATTATGGAGGACCGGAAGGGCCAGGAGAACTTTCAGCTGATAGTAATTACCCATGATGAGCGTTTCGCTCAACTAATTGGCCAGCGCCAGCATGCAGAAAAATATTATCGGGTGGCGAAGGATGATCA CCAGCATAGCATAATCGAAGCCCAGGAGATCTTTGATTGA
- the LOC103443414 gene encoding serine hydroxymethyltransferase 4 — protein sequence MEPVNAWGNSSLESVDPEIHDLIEKEKRRQCRGIELIASENFTSFAVIEALGSALTNKYSEGMPGNRYYGGNEFIDEIENMCRSRALQAFHLDAAKWGVNVQPYSGSPANFAAYTAVLEPHDRIMGLDLPSGGHLTHGYYTSGGKKISATSIYFESLPYKVNSSTGFIDYDKLEEKALDFRPKLIICGGSAYPRDWDYARFRAVADKCGALLLCDMAHISGLVAAQEAANPFEYCDIVTTTTHKSLRGPRAGMIFYRKGPKPPKKGQPEGAVYDFEDKVNFAVFPSLQGGPHNHQIGALAVALKQAMTPGFKAYAKQVKANAVALGNYLMSKDYKLVTGGTENHLVLWDLRPLGLTGNKVEKLCDLCNITVNKNAVFGDSSALAPGGVRIGAPAMTSRGLVEKDFEKIGEFLHRAVTLTLKIQKEHGKLLKDFNKGLVNNKDIEELKADVEKFSASFDMPGFSLADMKYKD from the exons ATGGAACCAGTAAACGCGTGGGGCAACTCCTCCCTGGAGAGCGTGGACCCCGAGATCCACGACCTCATCGAGAAGGAGAAGCGCCGCCAATGCCGAGGAATCGAGCTCATTGCCTCCGAAAACTTCACCTCCTTCGCCGTCATTGAGGCCCTCGGCAGCGCCCTCACCAACAAGTACTCCGAAGGCATGCCCGGCAACCGCTACTACGGAGGCAACGAGTTCATCGACGAGATCGAGAACATGTGCCGCTCGCGCGCCCTCCAGGCCTTCCACCTCGACGCCGCCAAATGGGGCGTCAACGTTCAGCCCTACTCCGGTTCTCCCGCCAACTTCGCCGCATACACCGCCGTCCTCGAGCCCCATGACCGCATCATGGGATTGGACCTTCCCTCTGGTGGTCACCTGACCCACGGGTACTACACTTCCGGAGGGAAGAAGATCTCGGCGACCTCGATTTACTTCGAGAGTCTGCCTTACAAGGTCAATTCCTCAACTGGGTTCATCGATTACGACAAGTTGGAGGAGAAGGCCTTGGATTTCAGGCCAAAATTGATAATTTGCGGCGGCAGTGCGTACCCCAGGGACTGGGATTACGCAAGGTTCCGCGCCGTTGCGGATAAGTGCGGTGCTCTTTTGCTCTGCGACATGGCTCACATTAGCGGCCTTGTTGCTGCTCAG GAAGCTGCAAATCCTTTCGAGTACTGTGACATTGTCACAACCACAACCCACAAGAGCTTGAGGGGTCCTAGGGCTGGTATGATCTTCTACAGGAAGGGACCAAAACCACCCAAGAAGGGCCAGCCCGAGGGTGCAGTTTACGACTTTGAAGACAAGGTCAACTTTGCTGTTTTTCCCTCCCTTCAAGGTGGTCCTCACAATCACCAAATCGGTGCCCTAGCTGTTGCTCTTAAGCAGGCCATGACACCCGGGTTCAAGGCATACGCCAAACAAGTCAAGGCCAACGCTGTTGCCCTTGGAAACTACCTGATGAGCAAGGATTACAAGCTTGTCACAGGAGGAACAGAGAACCACCTTGTTCTGTGGGATCTCAGGCCTCTTGGTTTGACAG GCAACAAGGTTGAGAAGCTTTGTGACCTGTGCAACATTACTGTGAACAAGAATGCTGTTTTTGGTGACAGCAGTGCCTTGGCTCCTGGCGGAGTAAGAATCG GTGCCCCGGCTATGACCTCGAGAGGTTTGGTTGAGAAGGATTTTGAGAAGATAGGGGAATTCCTTCACAGGGCCGTAACTCTCACCTTGAAAATCCAGAAGGAGCATGGAAAACTACTCAAGGACTTCAACAAGGGTTTGGTGAACAACAAGGACATTGAAGAACTCAAGGCCGATGTCGAGAAGTTCTCAGCCTCGTTTGACATGCCCGGCTTCTCCTTGGCCGACATGAAGTACAAGGATTAA
- the LOC103443415 gene encoding adenosylhomocysteinase, which produces MALSVEKSSSGREYKVKDMSQADFGRLEIELAEVEMPGLVSCRTEFGPSQPFKGARITGSLHMTIQTAVLIETLTALGAEVRWCSCNIFSTQDHAAAAIARDSAAVFAWKGETLQEYWWCTERALDWGPGGGPDLIVDDGGDATLLIHEGVKAEEEFAKSGTLPDPSSTDNQEFQLVLTIIRDGLKTDPKRYHKMKDRLVGVSEETTTGVKRLYQMQASGALLFPAINVNDSVTKSKFDNLYGCRHSLPDGLMRATDVMIAGKVSVVCGYGDVGKGCAAALKQAGSRVVVTEIDPICALQALMEGLQVLPLEDVVAEADIFVTTTGNKDIIMVDHMKKMKNNAIVCNIGHFDNEIDMHGLETYPGVKRITIKPQTDRWVFPETKSGIIVLAEGRLMNLGCATGHPSFVMSCSFTNQVIAQLELWNERKSGKYEKKVYVLPKHLDEKVAALHLGKLGAKLTKLTKEQADYISVPVEGPYKPAAYRY; this is translated from the exons ATGGCTCTCTCCGTCGAGAAAAGTAGCAGCGGCCGCGAGTACAAGGTCAAGGACATGTCCCAGGCCGACTTCGGCCGCCTCGAGATCGAGCTCGCCGAGGTCGAAATGCCCGGCCTCGTCTCCTGCCGCACCGAATTCGGACCCTCCCAACCCTTCAAGGGGGCCCGCATCACCGGATCCCTCCACATGACCATCCAGACCGCCGTCCTCATCGAAACCCTCACCGCCCTCGGCGCCGAGGTCCGCTGGTGCTCCTGCAACATTTTCTCCACCCAGGACCACGCAGCCGCCGCCATCGCCCGTGACAGCGCCGCCGTCTTTGCCTGGAAGGGCGAGACCCTCCAGGAGTACTGGTGGTGCACCGAGCGCGCCCTCGACTGGGGCCCCGGTGGTGGACCCGATCTGATCGTCGACGACGGCGGTGACGCCACCCTCTTGATCCACGAGGGAGTCAAGGCCGAGGAGGAGTTCGCGAAGTCCGGGACTCTCCCCGACCCGTCTTCCACCGATAACCAGGAGTTCCAGCTCGTTCTGACCATCATCAGAGATGGCTTGAAGACCGACCCCAAGAGGTACCACAAGATGAAGGACAGGTTGGTCGGAGTCTCGGAGGAGACCACCACCGGCGTCAAGAGATTGTATCAGATGCAGGCCAGCGGCGCTCTCTTGTTCCCCGCCATCAATGTCAACGACTCTGTTACCAAGAGCAAG TTTGACAACTTGTACGGATGCCGTCACTCTCTCCCCGATGGTTTGATGAGAGCCACTGATGTTATGATTGCCGGAAAGGTTTCCGTTGTCTGTGGATATGGAGATGTCGGAAAGGGTTGTGCTGCTGCCCTCAAGCAAGCTGGATCCCGCGTGGTTGTGACTGAGATTGATCCAATCTGTGCCCTCCAGGCTCTTATGGAAGGCCTTCAGGTTCTTCCCCTTGAGGATGTTGTCGCTGAGGCCGATATCTTTGTTACCACCACCGGTAACAAGGACATCATCATGGTTGACCacatgaagaagatgaagaacaaTGCCATTGTTTGCAACATTGGTCATTTTGACAATGAGATTGACATGCATGGTCTTGAGACATACCCCGGAGTGAAGCGCATCACCATCAAGCCTCAAACCGACAGGTGGGTCTTCCCCGAGACCAAATCCGGCATCATTGTGTTGGCTGAGGGCCGTCTCATGAACTTGGGCTGTGCCACTGGACACCCCAGCTTTGTGATGTCCTGCTCtttcaccaaccaagtgattgCTCAGCTCGAGTTGTGGAATGAGAGGAAGTCCGGCAAGTACGAGAAGAAGGTGTATGTCTTGCCCAAGCACCTTGATGAGAAGGTTGCTGCCCTTCATCTTGGAAAGCTTGGAGCTAAGCTCACCAAGCTCACCAAAGAGCAGGCTGACTACATCAGCGTGCCGGTCGAGGGTCCATACAAGCCAGCTGCCTACAGGTACTGA